The following proteins are co-located in the Papaver somniferum cultivar HN1 unplaced genomic scaffold, ASM357369v1 unplaced-scaffold_128, whole genome shotgun sequence genome:
- the LOC113331959 gene encoding B-box zinc finger protein 23-like, producing MKIQCDVCEKAEAVVLCCADEAALCYNCDEKVHAANKLASKHQRIPLLHNNHNRNQPSCDICQEKAGYFFCLEDRALLCRNCDVSIHSSTQSSHQRFLLTGVKLNDFQQQQQQITDSKPSSLSYLNSSMTPSNANGSSSLNISSTTTDMNNNNSTFSDMNNNSTFSSDPHFSDWPSDEIFTNSTNLDQNYEFSPSEFESSTISSS from the exons ATGAAGATACAGTGTGATGTGTGTGAGAAGGCAGAAGCAGTGGTGTTATGTTGTGCGGATGAGGCAGCGCTATGTTATAACTGCGACGAAAAGGTACACGCTGCTAATAAACTCGCGAGCAAACATCAGCGGATACCGCTACTTCATAATAATCATAACCGCAATCAACCTTCTTGTGATATCTGCCAG GAAAAAGCTGGGTATTTCTTCTGCTTAGAAGATAGAGCATTACTCTGCAGAAACTGTGATGTTTCTATCCATTCTTCCACTCAGTCATCTCACCAGAGATTCCTTCTAACTGGTGTAAAACTCAATGAtttccagcagcagcaacaacaaatcacGGACTCCAAACCCTCAAGCTTATCTTATTTAAATTCCTCAATGACGCCAAGTAATGCAAATGGTTCTTCATCCCTCAACATTTCTTCTACAACTACAGATATGAATAACAACAACAGTACCTTCTCGGATATGAATAACAACAGTACCTTCTCAAGTGACCCGCACTTTTCTGATTGGCCATCGGATGAGATTTTCACCAACAGTACCAATTTAGACCAGAATTATGAATTCTCGCCTTCTGAATTTGAATCTTCTACCATAAGCAGCAGCTAG